A genome region from Triticum aestivum cultivar Chinese Spring chromosome 2B, IWGSC CS RefSeq v2.1, whole genome shotgun sequence includes the following:
- the LOC123041044 gene encoding putative invertase inhibitor yields MSMDPHVVLLLTLILLLGTGDGSLAVGTPSAIIRTTCAAVGQPGRGVGYDSCVGALSADPAAAAAKDARELAVVATNLTVANVTSTVLVLDDLVKNLGDCLRSYRDMNKNLEGALGDLAAGRLKAASDKLLHASFAPSDCDILLLEGSAEKNPVSEENNDAGWLSRLAYVIATF; encoded by the coding sequence ATGTCGATGGACCCTCATGTTGTTTTACTTCTCACCCTCATCCTCCTCCTGGGTACCGGAGACGGCAGCCTCGCCGTCGGCACTCCGTCCGCGATCATCAGAACCACATGCGCGGCTGTCGGCCAACCCGGCCGGGGAGTGGGTTACGACTCCTGCGTGGGCGCGCTCTCGGCCGACCCGGCCGCCGCGGCCGCCAAGGACGCACGTGAGCTCGCCGTCGTCGCCACCAACCTCACCGTGGCCAACGTCACGTCGACGGTGCTCGTCCTCGACGACCTCGTCAAGAACCTCGGGGACTGCCTCCGCTCCTACAGGGACATGAACAAGAACCTAGAGGGCGCCCTCGGTGACCTAGCTGCTGGGCGCCTCAAAGCGGCGTCCGACAAGCTGCTGCATGCCTCCTTCGCGCCCAGCGACTGCGACATCCTCTTGCTCGAGGGGAGCGCGGAGAAGAACCCGGTGAGCGAGGAGAACAACGACGCCGGTTGGCTGTCCCGACTGGCGTATGTGATTGCTACCTTCTAG
- the LOC123041045 gene encoding putative pentatricopeptide repeat-containing protein At1g26500, whose amino-acid sequence MPPRLLFRRLLSTAVAAPAPEAAAAAPRPTDPALLVRLCTILYQQQNAPDAALQRRLSALPLPSAPADLRELFLQASARFPLSWRPVQRLLAHLTARHGFAHSPATAARFLDVLAKSSNVDLLHSTLLALPPGLLSGAALRAAVRGLAPAREVGKVSALLTLFPEAQRPRVLAFIVDVVCSVCKLPDVAEKVVKQAEHRYGLARCGRCCELLVVAYCRAGMFADACNVWNGMEKRGIEPGAAAYEEIVVTLFKNNRIPDAMKVFDGMRRRGLSAGHGGACYHAVVSWLCKEGRTWSAFMVLAEMVKRGVEVDGEVLGDLVYSLLARRRVREGYSVFHGVKEKDIALYHGLMKGLVRIKRAGEATEVFREMVASGCEPNMHTYIMLLQGHLGKRGRKGRDPLVNFESIFVGGLVKAGRTLEATKFVERTMWGGVDVPRFDYNKFLHYFSNEEGVAMFEEVGRRLRETGHVDLGDIFLTYGERMATRDRRRRAMNGRLTAVEDYSCLPSSQESEARSV is encoded by the coding sequence ATGCCTCCGCGCCTCCTGTTCCGCCGCCTCCTCTCCACCGCCGTCGCAGCtcccgccccggaggccgccgccgccgcgccgaggCCCACCGACCCGGCGCTGCTCGTCCGCCTCTGCACGATCCTCTACCAGCAGCAAAACGCCCCGGACGCCGCCCTGCAGCGCCGCCTCTCCGCGCTCCCCCTCCCCTCCGCCCCCGCCGACCTGCGCGAGCTCTTCCTCCAGGCGTCCGCGCGGTTCCCGCTCTCCTGGCGTCCCGTGCAGCGCCTCCTCGCTCACCTCACCGCCCGCCACGGCTTCGCGCActcccccgccaccgccgcgcgCTTCCTCGACGTCCTCGCCAAGTCCAGCAACGTCGACCTGCTCCACTCCACGCTGCTCGCCCTCCCTCCCGGGCTCCTCTCCGGCGcggccctccgcgccgccgtccgcgGCCTCGCCCCCGCCCGCGAGGTCGGCAAGGTCTCCGCCCTCCTCACCCTCTTCCCCGAAGCGCAGCGCCCCCGCGTGCTCGCCTTCATCGTCGACGTCGTCTGCTCCGTCTGCAAGCTGCCCGACGTGGCAGAGAAGGTGGTCAAGCAAGCCGAGCACCGGTACGGCCTCGCGCGCTGCGGCAGGTGCTGCGAGCTGCTGGTCGTCGCGTACTGCCGCGCGGGGATGTTCGCCGACGCGTGCAATGTGTGGAACGGGATGGAGAAGCGCGGGATCGAGCCCGGCGCGGCGGCATACGAAGAGATCGTGGTGACGCTGTTCAAGAACAACCGTATCCCTGACGCCAtgaaggtgttcgatggaatgcgaAGGAGGGGGCTGTCTGCCGGCCATGGTGGCGCGTGCTACCACGCGGTTGTCTCGTGGCTGTGCAAGGAAGGAAGGACCTGGTCGGCATTCATGGTGTTGGCCGAAATGGTTAAGAGAGGGGTGGAGGTGGACGGAGAGGTGCTGGGGGATTTGGTGTATAGCCTCTtggcgaggaggagggtgagggaaGGGTACAGTGTCTTTCATGGTGTCAAGGAGAAGGATATTGCACTGTACCACGGGTTGATGAAGGGTTTGGTGAGGATCAAGCGAGCTGGGGAGGCGACTGAGGTGTTCAGGGAGATGGTTGCCAGTGGGTGCGAGCCAAACATGCACACCTACATCATGTTGCTTCAGGGGCACTTGGGGAAGAGGGGCAGGAAGGGCAGGGATCCATTGGTGAATTTTGAGAGCATCTTCGTCGGCGGATTGGTGAAGGCGGGGAGGACACTGGAGGCCACTAAGTTTGTGGAGAGGACAATGTGGGGTGGAGTGGATGTGCCGAGGTTTGACTATAATAAGTTCTTGCACTACTTCTCGAATGAGGAGGGAGTAGCGATGTTTGAGGAGGTTGGAAGGAGATTGAGGGAAACAGGTCATGTTGATCTTGGGGACATTTTTCTAACCTATGGCGAGAGGATGGCCACAAGGGATAGGAGGAGGAGAGCGATGAATGGGCGTTTGACAGCAGTTGAAGATTATAGTTGCTTACCATCATCTCAGGAGTCAGAAGCTAGGAGCGTGTGA
- the LOC123044306 gene encoding disease resistance protein Pik-2, which produces MVRSISCAPHIYCPAPFKQTTAETLIPLLVLGREMEHPVVSASGGAINILLCKLGTVLIQEAQLLGGIRGELQYMKDELESMTAFLQDLAEGGNRRKQVKIWMKQVREVAYDVEDCVDEFTYHLGSTTSGSGLVGLFHRCIRFLQTVRVRRQIAKQIQELKARATSISDRNSRYGGNHLISGAEGNTLAAQPAPSYITSLDIRTPALFPEITELVGIEARQSNIVNWLVDENVQQLLVLSIFGFGGLGKTTLAMTTYQTASASFQCRAFVTVSQKFDVKSLIRDILRQIIRPVNQNGPAPAVDPLKGMEEWNVGQLADMLRQHLEDKRYLIVLDDIWSMSAWEGIRFCLPNSHTGSRIIVTTRMKTVAQACCLHEYDRNYEIEPLSGSESSELFFKRIFGNRENCPAAFKNISERILGKCGGIPLAIVSIAGLLASTPLYSYDRWEKIYNSLGLELETNPWLEKLKKILELSYNDLPYHLKTCFLYLSTYPEDYKIRRKSLLRRWIAERFVTEKRGLSALEVSEKYFNELLNRSMVLPIEMSFDGKVKTFRVHDIMLEIIVSKSIEENFVTLVGQQSTLAPQEKIRRLSIHGGSNQNIATSKLLSHVRSLSIFADGEMLQFAWIKLLRILDLEGSGFARNGDIGNICKLFQLEYLSLRNTYVTELPVQIGNLKKLETLDVRDTAIKHLPPHITNLPNLLNLLGGRRVYNYSGLSPISNFWGMHIPNKLGNLEMLTTLAQIEITGSTSCYISELGKLSQLRKLGVMMFVDDNINWMSLITAIAKLSSCLQSLLIWRPGGVMNFRILDTLSRPPMFLKSINFRGKLGRLPEWIGLLANLTELTLRATELESEEHLKVISQLPSLLYLRLHHSAYTGRALTFSASEFPSLKVLTIHLAVYQALNLRFEEGTAPKLHRLELSFFENASIRRPSGINFLANLQEVLVHADPCRKSEAMVHYLRNEARRNPNQPTVTFKAKQWKSARTGPAIDYRGNIWF; this is translated from the exons ATGGTGAGGAGCATTTCCTGTGCCCCCCACATATATTGCCCAGCCCCATTCAAACAGACAACAGCAGAAACTCTTATCCCCCTTTTGGTACTTGGTAGAGAGATGGAGCATCCTGTTGTTAGCGCTAGTGGGGGAGCCATTAACATACTGTTATGTAAGCTGGGTACGGtgctcatccaagaagcacagCTCCTTGGAGGCATCCGAGGCGAGCTGCAGTACATGAAGGATGAGCTTGAGAGCATGACAGCATTCCTGCAGGACCTTGCTGAGGGGGGAAACCGCAGGAAGCAGGTTAAGATTTGGATGAAACAGGTGCGAGAGGTCGCGTATGATGTTGAGGATTGCGTTGATGAGTTTACATATCACCTTGGCAGCACCACGAGTGGTTCTGGCCTTGTCGGGCTCTTCCACAGATGCATCCGTTTCCTGCAAACTGTCAGGGTGCGGCGGCAGATTGCGAAACAAATCCAAGAACTGAAAGCGCGCGCTACAAGTATCAGTGACCGAAACTCAAG GTATGGTGGTAATCATCTCATTTCTGGAGCAGAAGGAAACACACTTGCTGCACAACCAGCACCATCTTATATTACTTCTCTGGATATTCGTACCCCCGCACTCTTCCCAGAGATAACGGAACTTGTGGGCATTGAAGCGCGTCAGAGTAATATTGTGAATTGGTTGGTGGATGAAAACGTACAGCAACTACTGGTGCTATCTATATTCGGCTTTGGTGGTTTGGGAAAGACAACTCTTGCTATGACGACATATCAGACAGCTAGTGCAAGTTTCCAGTGCCGAGCTTTTGTGACTGTATCCCAGAAATTTGATGTGAAGAGTCTCATAAGGGACATTCTTCGTCAGATTATTCGACCAGTAAATCAAAATGGTCCAGCACCAGCAGTAGACCCACTCAAAGGCATGGAAGAATGGAACGTGGGACAGCTTGCAGATATGCTAAGGCAGCATCTAGAAGATAAGAGGTATCTTATTGTTCTCGATGATATTTGGAGCATGTCAGCTTGGGAAGGTATTCGATTTTGCTTGCCTAACTCACATACTGGAAGCAGAATAATTGTTACCACAAGAATGAAAACTGTAGCACAAGCCTGCTGCCTCCATGAGTATGACAGAAATTACGAAATTGAACCACTCAGTGGTAGTGAATCTAGCGAGTTATTTTTCAAGAGAATATTTGGTAACAGGGAAAATTGCCCAGCTGCCTTCAAAAACATTTCAGAGAGGATCCTGGGAAAGTGTGGTGGTATACCCTTGGCCATAGTCAGCATTGCAGGTCTTTTGGCTAGCACACCCTTGTATAGTTATGATCGCTGGGAGAAGATCTACAACTCTCTTGGCTTGGAGCTGGAAACCAATCCCTGGCTTGAAAAACTAAAGAAAATTCTTGAGCTTAGTTATAATGACCTTCCATACCATTTGAAAACTTGTTTCTTATATTTAAGCACCTACCCTGAGGATTATAAGATCAGAAGGAAAAGTTTATTGAGACGATGGATAGCAGAACGCTTTGTGACAGAGAAGCGTGGATTAAGTGCCTTGGAGGTGTCTGAAAAATATTTCAATGAATTACTCAACAGGAGTATGGTTCTTCCAATTGAAATGAGCTTTGATGGGAAGGTCAAGACCTTTCGAGTTCATGATATAATGCTAGAGATCATTGTTTCAAAATCAATTGAAGAGAATTTCGTCACTTTGGTAGGTCAACAGTCTACTTTAGCTCCTCAAGAGAAGATTCGGCGGCTATCCATTCATGGAGGAAGTAACCAAAACATTGCCACAAGCAAATTGTTAAGCCATGTCCGATCATTGAGTATATTTGCTGATGGAGAAATGTTACAGTTTGCTTGGATAAAACTTCTTAGAATATTAGACTTAGAAGGTTCTGGGTTTGCCAGGAATGGAGATATCGGAAATATATGTAAACTGTTTCAGTTGGAATATCTCAGTCTCCGGAATACATATGTCACTGAACTTCCTGTGCAAATAGGAAACCTCAAAAAGTTGGAGACACTTGATGTCAGGGACACAGCCATAAAGCATTTGCCTCCACACATTACCAATCTGCCAAATTTGTTAAACCTACTTGGAGGGAGAAGAGTTTATAACTACAGTGGTTTGTCTCCCATTTCCAATTTTTGGGGAATGCACATCCCtaacaagcttggcaatttggaaaTGCTTACAACCCTTGCACAGATAGAGATCACAGGCTCTACTTCCTGTTACATATCTGAATTGGGGAAGCTTTCACAGTTGAGGAAGCTAGGGGTAATGATGTTTGTTGATGACAACATAAACTGGATGTCCTTGATCACTGCCATTGCAAAACTGAGCAGTTGCCTTCAGTCGCTGCTGATTTGGCGACCAGGCGGAGTAATGAATTTCAGGATTCTTGATACACTATCCAGGCCACCAATGTTTCTAAAAAGCATAAACTTCCGAGGTAAGTTGGGACGGCTACCAGAATGGATTGGTTTGCTGGCTAATCTAACTGAGTTGACCCTTCGCGCCACTGAATTGGAATCTGAGGAGCACCTGAAAGTTATCTCTCAGTTACCAAGCCTGCTCTACCTTAGGTTGCATCACAGTGCATACACCGGAAGAGCACTCACCTTCTCCGCGTCAGAGTTCCCAAGTCTCAAAGTGCTCACCATTCATCTTGCTGTATACCAGGCATTGAACCTGAGGTTTGAGGAAGGCACTGCACCTAAGCTCCATAGGCTGGAACTATCTTTCTTCGAAAATGCTTCCATCCGGCGGCCTTCAGGTATCAATTTTCTTGCAAATCTTCAGGAGGTCTTGGTCCACGCCGATCCATGCCGTAAATCGGAAGCTATGGTGCACTATTTGAGGAATGAAGCTAGGAGGAATCCCAACCAACCTACTGTCACTTTCAAGGCGAAACAATGGAAGTCAGCACGGACAGGTCCAGCAATAGATTACAGAGGAAACATCTGGTTTTGA
- the LOC123044307 gene encoding pentatricopeptide repeat-containing protein At1g26460, mitochondrial, whose product MAAAAAATSLLLRRHHRRGPAPLPLLLLRAAISSTRALPQQPELSPLPSPAHAQAEPPSPLPPNPTAGIPFYGDNWRNPAASGPASSLLPAVVAFPDRHRMAAFSAARSAADLKETFAAWMTEQHWEDMKQLFESWVRSLDAATGKPNRPDVDLFNHYLRANLMSGALPHEMLDLADQMREFDLAPNTASYNLVLKTMVKAREVEGAEKIVERMLQTGIVPDDESYNLVVDLLLRHNRADSAFKYLELMLKSGYAISSPVFAEYVRVCVKSGSLDTLASIIEKCKATEKNKVLIPQWAWCIDIAEAAFEANNSKLAMFGLEFLARWIAHGEGSKPPIHRSVDEGLVLSAFSAAGRTCSSDLLNAAWSILRKSLRQKRAPTPETYLAKIYAHSSIGQLQRAFGTLREFENAYRNFEGIDKELFSPFTSLQPLVVACCKDGFTTLDSVYVQLENLSSADPPYKSVAALNCVILGCANIWDIERAYETFEAMKENFGLTPDIHSYNALLHAFGKLKKTEEASNVFQHLVSLEDVKPNATTYSLLVDAHLVNRDPKAALAVLDEMVDVGFTPTKETLKKVRRRCSRESDFDSDEKLQSLCKRLNLRMGGETRRELLYNIEYSAEY is encoded by the exons atggcagcggcggcggcggccacgtcgctcctcctccgccgccaccaccgcagGGGCCCCGCCCccctgcccctcctcctcctccgcgccgcGATCTCCTCCACCCGCGCGCTGCCGCAGCAGCCCGAGCTCTCCCCGCTCCCTTCCCCGGCCCACGCCCAggccgagcccccctccccgctcccCCCGAACCCCACCGCAGGCATCCCCTTCTACGGCGACAACTGGCGCAACCCGGCCGCCTCCGGCCCGGCCTCCTCGCTCCTCCCCGCCGTCGTCGCCTTCCCCGACCGCCACCGCATGGCCGCCTTCTCCGCCGCTCGCAGCGCCGccgacctcaaggagaccttcgcCGCCTGGATGACGGAGCAGCACTGGGAGGACATGAAGCAGCTCTTCGAGTCCTGGGTCCGCTCCCTCGACGCCGCCACCGGCAAGCCCAACCGCCCCGACGTCGACCTCTTCAACCACTACCTCCGCGCCAACCTCATGTCCGGCGCCCTGCCGCACGAGATGCTCGATCTCGCCGACCAGATGCGCGAGTTCGACCTCGCGCCCAACACCGCCTCCTACAACCTCGTCCTCAAGACCATGGTCAAGGCCCGCGAGGTCGAAGGGGCCGAGAAAATCGTCGAACG GATGCTGCAAACAGGAATTGTGCCAGATGATGAATCCTACAATTTGGTTGTAGATCTGCTTCTTAGACACAACCGTGCTGACTCAGCCTTCAAATATTTGGAATTGATGCTTAAATCAGGCTACGCGATATCTTCACCTGTATTTGCTGAGTATGTCCGAGTATGTGTTAAATCTGGGAGTTTGGACACATTGGCATCAATCATAGAGAAGTGCAAG GCAACAGAGAAGAACAAAGTCTTGATTCCACAATGGGCCTGGTGCATTGACATAGCAGAAGCTGCTTTTGAAGCTAACAATAGCAAGCTAGCCATGTTTGGTTTGGAATTTCTTGCGAGATGGATTGCACATGGCGAGGGTTCTAAACCCCCTATTCACCGTTCAGTCGATGAAGGTTTAGTACTCTCAGCTTTCAGTGCTGCTGGTAGAACCTGCAGCAGTGACCTCTTGAACGCTGCTTGGTCAATATTACGCAAGTCCTTGCGCCAGAAAAGGGCACCCACGCCAGAGACTTATCTTGCGAAGATTTATGCTCATTCATCAATTGGTCAACTCCAACGAGCTTTTGGGACTCTTCGTGAATTTGAAAATGCCTATAGGAACTTTGAGGGTATCGATAAAGAGCTCTTCTCACCATTTACTTCATTGCAACCACTTGTTGTTGCTTGCTGCAAGGATGGCTTCACCACATTGGACTCG GTTTATGTTCAGTTAGAGAATCTGAGTTCTGCGGATCCACCATACAAATCTGTTGCTGCTCTTAACTGTGTTATACTAGGCTGTGCAAATATTTGGGACATTGAGCGAGCATACGAAACTTTTGAGGCAATGAAAGAAAACTTTGGACTTACGCCTGACATACATTCATACAATGCCCTGTTGCATGCATTCGGGAAGCTAAAGAAG ACAGAGGAAGCTAGTAATGTGTTCCAGCATTTAGTAAGCCTTGAGGATGTTAAGCCAAATGCAACAACATACTCCCTGCTTGTCGATGCGCATCTTGTCAACCGAGATCCAAAAGCTGCTCTTGCTGTTCTTGACGAAATG GTTGATGTGGGCTTCACTCCTACAAAGGAGACTCTTAAGAAGGTCCGAAGACGCTGCTCCCGTGAATCAGACTTTGATAGCGACGAGAAACTGCAGTCCCTGTGCAAACGGTTGAACTTGCGGATGGGCGGTGAGACCCGTAGGGAGTTGCTGTATAACATCGAATACAGTGCCGAGTACTGA
- the LOC123044308 gene encoding COBW domain-containing protein 1: MEEDDDCPPLAVELPPQTTSPLVPASSSASAPVGVTIITGYLGAGKSTLVNYILSGQHGKRIAVILNEFGEEIGVERAMINEGQGGAVVEEWVELANGCVCCTVKHSLVQALEQLVQTKERMDHILLETTGLADPAPLVSILWLDDQLESSIRLDSIITVIDAKNFRRQIDEHTNSSSFPEAFHQIAFADVVILNKIDLVKDDLEDLERQIHDVNALVTVVRSVRCQVDLNTIFDRQAYGVKNSSQLQELLEYSKSAPPNSRHDNSISTLCIYEQDPVYLTKVESWLEDLLWEKKSNMDIYRCKGILNIHNSNQLHTLQAVREVYEVVPAREWSETQSRMNKIVFIGRDLDISILQDSFSRCKH, translated from the exons atggaggaggacgacgactgccCTCCCCTCGCCGTCGAGCTCCCTCCGCAGACGACCTCTCCTCTGGTTCccgcttcctcctccgcctctgcGCCGGTCGgcgtcaccatcatcaccggctacCTCGGCGCCGGCAAGTCCACG TTAGTCAACTACATTTTGAGTGGACAACATGGGAAAAGAATAGCGGTAATACTGAATGAGTTTGGAGAGGAAATTGGAGTAGAAAGAGCAATGATCAATGAGGGGCAAGGTGGTGCCGTTGTTGAGGAATGGGTGGAGCTAGCAAATGGATGCGTTTGTTGCACTGTTAAACACAGCCTGGTTCAAGCACTTGAGCAACTTGTGCAGACTAAGGAGAG AATGGATCATATATTATTGGAGACAACTGGTTTGGCTGATCCTGCACCACTTGTATCCATTCTCTGGCTGGACGATCAATTGGAGTCATCAATCAGACTAGACTCTATCATTACG GTTATTGATGCAAAAAACTTCAGGCGGCAAATTGATGAACACACGAACTCTTCCTCATTTCCTGAAGCATTTCACCAAATCGCATTTGCG GATGTTGTGATATTAAACAAAATTGACTTAGTAAAAGACGATCTTGAGGATTTGGAAAGGCAAATTCATGATGTCAATGCGCTTGTTACAGTGGTGCGGTCTGTGCGGTGCCAGGTTGATTTAAATACAATATTTGATCGACAGGCATATGGTGTGAAG AATTCATCACAACTACAAGAGCTTCTGGAGTACAGTAAATCAGCACCACCTAATAGTCGCCATGATAACAGTATTTCCACCTTGTGCATTTATGAACAGGATCCAGTTTACTTGACTAAG GTGGAATCATGGCTTGAAGATCTTCTTTGGGAGAAGAAGTCCAACATGGATATATATCGTTGCAAAGGGATTTTAAATATCCATAATTCGAACCAACTTCATACCTTACAG GCAGTGAGGGAAGTCTATGAGGTTGTGCCAGCTCGAGAATGGTCGGAGACACAATCTCGCATGAACAAGATAGTTTTCATAG GCCGTGATTTGGATATCAGTATCCTCCAAGATTCATTTAGTCGCTGCAAGCACTGA